TGGTACCATTATCCGATTTCGGCAGCCAGGGAGCCAACATCCACTACAAAGCCTGGGTCTGCACTAACCCCGATTGCGGCTTCAACCTGAAAATCAGGAACGGGGATGTTTATATAGATGAACCTATTATGAGCGGCACACTGCATAATAGCCGCTCCCGCTGAATAGCCGGCGTTTGAACCGTAAAGCCCTCGATTAGTTATGCTGAATGTGCTTCCTCAGGCAAGTAAACTCGGAGGAATAGCACTAAACCTGCTGTTTCCGCAGAAGTGCATCGGTTGCGGGCGGGGAGGCGCTTTCATCTGCGCTTCCTGCTCCATCTCGCTGCCCCGTCTCCTGCCCCCACTCTGCCCCCGCTGCGGCCGGCCCCAACCCAGCGGTATTTTGTGTCCGGGCTGTGTCAGCTGGCAGGCGGCAATAGACGGTATCCGCTCTTATCTGCGCTTTGAGGGAGTGGCGCGCCAGATGGTGTACCAGCTAAAGTACAAAAATCTGAGGGCTCTGTCCACCGTTCTGGCGCAATTTCTCAGCGAATATCTTCTGGCTAACTCCGTACCCGGCGAAGTCCTGGTACCGGTACCACTACACGAGAAGCGATTGAGAGAACGAGGCTATAATCAGTCCGGTCTGCTGGCCCGGGAACTGGGCAAACTGACCGGTTTACCGGT
This Dehalococcoidales bacterium DNA region includes the following protein-coding sequences:
- a CDS encoding double zinc ribbon domain-containing protein, which translates into the protein MLNVLPQASKLGGIALNLLFPQKCIGCGRGGAFICASCSISLPRLLPPLCPRCGRPQPSGILCPGCVSWQAAIDGIRSYLRFEGVARQMVYQLKYKNLRALSTVLAQFLSEYLLANSVPGEVLVPVPLHEKRLRERGYNQSGLLARELGKLTGLPVVNDCLIRQRHTAPQARTTTVADRYTNITGAFACCDRRLEGKKVLLIDDVATSGATLDAAAAALKAAGATAVWGLTLAREI